CCACACCCCATCATGACCATCCCCCAAACAGACTAATGGGTTAGTTAAGGGTTGGGAATTGACGTAATCAATCAAACTCTGGTTATCTCCGAAAAAAGCTCCGTAGTACATACTCTGCAATCGCACAGGGATGCTCCCCCCCCTAAGCCTCATCTCAAAGGGAGATTTCGTTCTTATCCTGAACTCTGCTTATGACTTAGAAGCTATTGAAACAGGGAATACGAAAATTAAAACCACATAGAAGCGAAGTCAACCTTTTTGGCAAAAAACATTATTGTTTGCTCTAAAGGAAGACTGAGGGTTTGCCACACCTTGAGGCGGGAGAAACCTTACTGTAAAAAAAGCCTGCCTTTTCTATCATGAGAGATACACTCACAGATTGAAGTAGCTTCTCGTGACGACCTCTGCTAAAACCCTGCCACTCGTCAAAGAGCCAGAACGCTTGGAAAAACGCCTCAAGGAGATTCCTACTGAACCTGGGGTGTATTTAATGCGGGATTCGAGCGATCGCATCCTCTATATTGGTAAAGCGAAAAAATTGCGCGTGCGCGTTCGTTCTTATTTCCGCGAATCCCAAAAACTTAGCGATCGCATCGCCATGATGGTGCGGCAAATCGCTGAGATTGAGTTCATCGTTACCGATACTGAAGCCGAAGCTTTAGCATTAGAAGCCAATCTTGTCAAGCAGCATCAACCTTACTTCAACGTGCTGCTCAAAGATGACAAGAAATATCCTTATATTCTGATTACCTGGTCAGAGGAATATCCCCGGATTTTCATCACCCGTAACCGGCGCTTGGCGAAGGAGAAAGATAAATACTACGGCCCCTTTGTCGATGCGGGTACACTTCGCACCACTCTGCGTCTAGCCAAACGACTCTTCCCCATGCGGCAACGTCCACAACCATTATTTAAAGACCGTCCCTGTCTCAACTATGATATGGGGCGTTGTCCGGGTGTGTGTCAACAGCTGATTACAGCCGAAGACTATCGTAAGACGATCCAAAAGATTGCCATGGTATTTCAGGGACGAGCGGAGGAATTGATTGATATTTTATCCGAGACCATGAATCAAGCCGCTCAATCCTTGAACTTTGAAGCAGCCGCACGGATTCGCGACCAGATTGCCGGGATTCGGTCTTTAAGTGCTGACCAAAAAGTGTCCTTACCGGATGATACGGTTTCGCGGGATGCGATCGCACTGGCCGCTAACGAGCAACATGCTTGTATTCAGCTATTCCAGATTCGGGCGGGTCGATTGGTGGGACGTTTGGGGTTTTTCGCTGATGCTCAATCAGGGACATCGGGGGCAATTTTACAACGGGTATTAGAAGAACATTACCAAGCCGCAGACTCAGTGGAAATTCCCACAGAGATTTTGGTGCAGCATGAGTTACCCGAAGCGGAGATGTTGGCGGAATATCTGAGCGATCGCAAAGGTCGTAAAGTCACCCTTGTAGTGCCTCAGCGGCAAGTCAAAGCCGAACTGATTGAAATGGTAGAGCGCAATGCCAGATATGAACTAGAGCGCACCCAGAAATTGGCTGACCGCAACACTCAGGCCATGCAGGATTTAGCTGATATTATTGACCTGCCAGACTTGCCGCACCGGATTGAAGGCTACGATATTTCTCATATTCAGGGTTCTAATGCCGTAGCCTCACAAGTCGTATTTATTGACGGTCAACCGGCGAAGCAGCACTATCGCCATTACAAGATTAAAAACCCAGAAGTAAAAGCCGGTCATTCCGATGACTTTGCCAGCCTTGCTGAAGTCATCCGTCGCCGTTTTCGTAAGTATGGAGACGACCCAAACTTACAGCGAGTGGGGAATCCTGATTGGCCGGATTTGGTGATGATTGATGGGGGTAAAGGTCAGCTTTCATCGGTTGTCGCCGTCTTGCAAGAAATGAATTTAATGGAAGATTTGCGTGTGGTGAGTTTAGCCAAGCAGCGAGAGGAAATCTTTCTACCGGGTGAGTCAACCCCATTGCCGACGGATGCAGAACAACCAGGCGTGCAACTGTTGCGGCGTCTGCGGGATGAGGCGCATCGCTTTGCCGTGACGTTCCACCGACAACAACGGAGTGAGAAGTTACGTCATTCCCGGTTAGATGATATTCCGGGACTTGGTTTCCATCGGCAAAAACAACTGTTAGCGCATTTTCACTCGCTTGATTATATTCGGGAGGCAACGCCGCAAAAGTTAGCGGAAGTTTCAGGTATTGGGCCGCGTTTGGCGCAAGAGATTTACGATTATTTTCATCCGTAGTGCGATCGCGTGGAAGGGGTCGCATCTAAGGGGTAAATATGAACTATAACCCGGAAAAACATCATCGCCGCTCAATTCGTCTCAAAGGATATGACTATACACGGGAAGGTGCATACTATTTCACCATTTGTTGTCATCAAAGGCGATGTTTACTGGGAGAAATTCAGGCTGGTGTCATGCATCTAAATATTGTCGGTGCGACTGTTAAAGATGTATGGGAGAATTTACCCCGTCATTTTCCGTTAATTGAATTGGATGCTTTTGTAGTCATGCCCAATCACGTACACGGAATTATCGTTATTACCGACAGCCCTGGTAACTCTAACTCTAACCGTAACAATAACAGTAACCCTAATTGTAGGGGCGAAGCATTCGTGCCAAAATGTAACAACACACCACAACAATCTTCATCCACGAATGCTTCGTCCTTTCCTGGATATAACGACACATCACCACCTCGCGGCACGCAATCCGGTTCAATAGGAGCAATTCTTCAAAATTTCAAATCAGTAGCAACACGCCGAGTTAACCGCATAACTCGGAATTCAGGGACTTTATGGCAACGGAATTATCATGAAGAGATTATTCGTAATGAGAAAGCCTATGAAAACATCAGGCGGTACATTGTGGAAAATCCTCTAAGTTGGGATGAAGATGAGGAGAATCCTCTTAAATTTAAACCCGAATATTAGAAGGATTGGGATTGATTGTTTTCCCGCAGACAGGGCGAAGCATTCGCGTACAAAAATCTAGGACTTCCCGATAAGTTATTGGCGCAAATGCTGACGCTCGTTCCTCGCTACCGCTTCGCTAACGCCCCTACACCTTGATGACTGAATATGGACGAAGAACGCCGCAAAGCCTATCTGAATCTCATCAATGCGCTGCTGAATTGTCCCACTGGCGAGGAACCGCAGATTTTGAATGCCAACCAAGATTTGCTTGATGCTGGATTATTGCAAGCAATGGCACAGGTAGCAGAGTTTTTGGAGAAGAGGGGCGATCGCAACGCTGCTGATTTTTTAATCAATGTTGCCCGTCAGCTAGCTAAGGCACTGACATTGTCCTCATCAACCCCCTCTTCTTCCCCACTCCCTAATTCCGACTCTCAACTTGACTTCCTCTTGCAGGTATTGCAGGCAACCCTGGACAACATAGGTAACTTGGAAGCGGTGTATCCTCTTCTGCAAATGAACCTAGACAAGCTGGATGACAACTTTGCTCATCTGTTGCACCACTGGGCAACGGCTAATCTGTCTCAAGTAAAGCCAGAGGAAGCACAACGCATTGCGGAGGATATTGGGAATTTCAGCTTCCTAATTCAGCAGTTCCGATTGGGCAGCAAAGATAATAACTTGGAGATTGCCATTACAGGTCACGAGATTGCTGCCACAGTTTTTATCCGCGAAGCTTTTCCAGAAAAGTGGGCAAAGATTCAGAACAATCTGGGTGAAGCTTACCGTAACCGGATTCGCGGTGACAAGCCACAAAATATAGAAAAGGCAGTTGTGGTTCTCCAAGATGCCCTGCCATATATCCCCGAAGAATTTCCCGAATTAAGGGCAGCTATTCAAAACAATCTGGGTCTTGCCTACAGAGATCAAGAGCAGATTGAGCAAGCGATCGCAGTTCACAAGGAAGCCCTGAACTTCTATAGCTCTAAGGGGTTGTCTGAACAATGGGCAGACACGCAAAACTATCTGGGCATTGCCTACAGCGACCAAGAGCAGATTGACGAGGCAATCGCAGCTTACGAAAAGGCTCTAACAGTCCGTAGCCGTGGGACAGAAAAATGGACAGAAACCCAAAACAACCTGGCAATTGTATACCGCAAAAAAGGGCAGATTACTCAGGCGATTGCAATCTACCAAGACAACCTAAAAGTTTACACCCGCGAGGAGTTTCAAGAAACATGGGCTAGAACCCAATACAATCTGGGTCATGCTTACACAGAGGAAGGATGGGTTGATAATGCGAGTGCGTCTTACCAATTAGCTCTAGAAGTTTTCACACCCACCGCTTTTCCCATCGAATGCTTCTACTCTGGAAAAAGCCTGGGCGACATGGCTTTTAACGCTGGACGTTGGGAAGAAGCCATTAAGGGGTATGGCGTTGCTATTGAAGCCGTCGAGCTGCGCCGCGCTTGGGCTAGTACTGATACTCGGCGTCAAGAGATTCAGACAGAAGCGATGGATGCCTACGTCAGAATTGTGCAAGCCTACATTAAAATCAACCAACCTGAGAAAGCGATTGAGTACGTCGAGCGCAGCAAAGCCCGCAACTTGGTAGACCTCTTGGCTAATCGCGACCTCTGCCCCAGAGGCGCTTCAGAAAGTGACTGCAATCAACTGAAGCACCTGCGTCGGGAAATCACTGCCAAACAGCGGCAGATGGAGAGTATGCAACAGAATGTCGCCTTTGGCATCGGTGAAGATAGCCCACTCTTGAACCGTGACTACGAATTGCAGGAAGAACTAAATCAGTTGCAGCAACAACTCAATGAGTTGCTGGATCGATTCAAGACTATAGAACCCAGCTTCAGCTTGACTCAACGGGTTGAAATCATCTCCTTTGAGAAGATTCAGACATTGCTACCCAATGACAAAACTGCCCTCATTGAGTGGTACATCCTGGATGAAACCTTAACCTTCCTCACTTTTATCATCACCCGCCACAACCCTGGTATCAGCGTCTGGCAATCTTCTCCAGAAGATGGTCAAGCCTTTGTTGAGTGGCTCCATGAGTATTTGCATTACTACGAGCAATCCTCAAAAATACATTGGAAAGATAACTTAGAGTCTTGTCTCTACCGCCTTGCTGAAATCCTGCATTTGGAGGAAGTTCTCACTCACATACCAGATGGCTGTGACAGGGTGATTCTGATTCCCCATTTCTTACTGCACCTGCTTCCCCTTCACGCTTTGCCTTTGCCTAACCAAAAGGACAAGTGCCTCTTAGACAAATTCCCCCAAGGCGTCCGCTATGCCCCTAGCTGCCAGCTATTACAACTAACTGAAAAACAAGAACGCCCTGACTTCAGCTACCTCTTTGGAATTCAAAACCCCACTCAAGACCTGACCTATGCCAATTTAGAGCTTCAAATCGTGCGTCGTTTCTTTGAGCCTGCCTATGTTCTCATTGAAAAAAATGCGAAAAAAGATGCTTTCAGCACCATCCCCCACACACAACATCTGCGTGCTGCCCATTGCGTTCACTTCTCTTGTCACGGCAAGTTTAACTTTAAATCGCCTGTAAAATCAGCGCTGCTCTTAGCTGACGAGGAACCCCTCACTCTAGGGGAAATCTTTGGTCTCGATCTCAGCCAATGCCGCCTTGTCACCCTCTCTGCCTGCGAAACTGGCATAAATAGCCCCAACGGTCTCAGCGATCAGTATGTTGGCTTGCCCAGCGGCTTTCTATATGCTGGTGCCCTTAGTGTCGTCAGCAGCCTTTGGCTAGCGAATGACTTCTCAACCTGCTTCTTGATGATCAAGTTTTATGAAAATCTCAGAAACTTTCCCAAACTAGAGGCGGGAGAGGTTGCCATTGCCCTCAATCAAGCTCAGATATGGCTGCGAGATTTGACCAGTGAGGAGTTTGAAGCAGTCTTTACCAAATACCAACTGCAAATTGATGAAATTCTTGCCCAGCTACCCAAAGGCGATCGCTTTGAATTTCAGGACTCTCTTGACCAAGCTCGAAGGAAAATTCAGGCTCCCGATCGCCAGCCAAAACCCTTTGCTAATCCTTACTATTGGGCTGCTTTCACAGCTACAGGAGTTTAGTCGAGGATTTCAGCAGGTGTTCTTCTACCTTCTGGTGTGCGGTTGAAGTCATTGTCAAAACTCACCAGTATCAGATTATGTCTCTGGGCAGCTACGTACTGGTAAGCATCATCAAAATCTAGATTGAACTGATTGATTGCTGCCACTAAGTTAGGCGTGTCTTGAGGCTCCAAACGAACTAGCCCCACAGCACCATCGGTAAAAACATCCCGAACAAAGTCTAGCAGCACATTAAATCTATTTCGCCTTGTCAGCAATATCCCAATCGAATTAAAAGAAAAATCGGTAATAAAGAGATTTTCTGTAGGAGTTTGGGTAAGAAATTGAACGGCTTCTTCTGCCCTCTCTTGCTGCAACAGGGGTTCAAGCCAAACATTCGTATCCACTAGATACATATAATTACTCGTTAATCCATCCTTCTAAGGATTGTTTTTGGAGTTCCAGAGAGGTATATTGCTCCTTTAAATCCGCTAGACCCCCTGCCCAATCCAGACGCAGAAACTTGCTTTTTTGACTCTCTAATACTGAGTCAGGAGACTTACAAAAATTCTTCATGCCTACTTTGGCAATGTATAGAGCAATTGGGGTTTCTAGCGCAACCAAGAAAGGCTGGCTACTCGCCGCTAGACTGTTCTTCACCGCTTCTAGCAGTTCCGGTAATAAGTTATCCTTAAAGTCTTCTTCACAAATAACCTGACGGCACTGCTGTAATCCCTGCTCTAGCCAATTTGAAACAAACCTATCGTCTTCCGCCCCTGCCCTACGTGCTAGCACGCGAGACGCACGTTTCAAATCTCCCTCACAAGCCTCAATGACATTAAGCGTTGCGATCGCCTCCGGATACTCCGCCAATTGAGAGCGAAACTTCTCAATTTCTGCTGGTGTAACTGTAGTCATAAAGCTTTCCCTAGAATTAACCTATTCGTGCTTGATGCCAACAGCGTAACATTCCTGATTTCAATCAGTTTTAACTCATAACTGGTCAAAAGATTTAATCATCTGGGAACTGCCAGCACGAAATACGTTCCACATCAGAACTGCCGCAGCTACAGACAGCATCAAACGAGGAGTCAACCCATTCGGCACCACAGGTGCGACAGTGGCAAAAAATATTGTTGTGGTTAGCTACCTCAATTTTTTGCCGCCATTCGCCAAATTCGGAGATGTCTTGTTCAGAGAAACTTTCTGACATTTGATGTTTCTTAACGCCCCCTAGCGCCGGAACGGGCCAGGATTGAGCAGCCGAACTTCACTGATTTTGATGATGTAGGGGTCGAAGTTGTTCTTATTGTAAGAACCGACCCACACTTTATAAATCCCCGCCTGCCACTGACCCGCAATCCCAGGATTTTTGCCCTGGAAGTCATCGTTACACCAAGTCCCACCCGGCCCACTAATGACGATAATGGTGTCCTTAGGACTTTCGACTTGCAGACTCAGGTAGTTGAAAAAGGCTTTCAGATTGATGGTATGGTTCGGCGATTCATCCACAAAACCCACACACGGACCCGTTGGCGTTTCTTTACGACCAG
The Microcoleus sp. AS-A8 genome window above contains:
- the uvrC gene encoding excinuclease ABC subunit UvrC; this translates as MTTSAKTLPLVKEPERLEKRLKEIPTEPGVYLMRDSSDRILYIGKAKKLRVRVRSYFRESQKLSDRIAMMVRQIAEIEFIVTDTEAEALALEANLVKQHQPYFNVLLKDDKKYPYILITWSEEYPRIFITRNRRLAKEKDKYYGPFVDAGTLRTTLRLAKRLFPMRQRPQPLFKDRPCLNYDMGRCPGVCQQLITAEDYRKTIQKIAMVFQGRAEELIDILSETMNQAAQSLNFEAAARIRDQIAGIRSLSADQKVSLPDDTVSRDAIALAANEQHACIQLFQIRAGRLVGRLGFFADAQSGTSGAILQRVLEEHYQAADSVEIPTEILVQHELPEAEMLAEYLSDRKGRKVTLVVPQRQVKAELIEMVERNARYELERTQKLADRNTQAMQDLADIIDLPDLPHRIEGYDISHIQGSNAVASQVVFIDGQPAKQHYRHYKIKNPEVKAGHSDDFASLAEVIRRRFRKYGDDPNLQRVGNPDWPDLVMIDGGKGQLSSVVAVLQEMNLMEDLRVVSLAKQREEIFLPGESTPLPTDAEQPGVQLLRRLRDEAHRFAVTFHRQQRSEKLRHSRLDDIPGLGFHRQKQLLAHFHSLDYIREATPQKLAEVSGIGPRLAQEIYDYFHP
- a CDS encoding transposase is translated as MNYNPEKHHRRSIRLKGYDYTREGAYYFTICCHQRRCLLGEIQAGVMHLNIVGATVKDVWENLPRHFPLIELDAFVVMPNHVHGIIVITDSPGNSNSNRNNNSNPNCRGEAFVPKCNNTPQQSSSTNASSFPGYNDTSPPRGTQSGSIGAILQNFKSVATRRVNRITRNSGTLWQRNYHEEIIRNEKAYENIRRYIVENPLSWDEDEENPLKFKPEY
- a CDS encoding CHAT domain-containing protein — translated: MDEERRKAYLNLINALLNCPTGEEPQILNANQDLLDAGLLQAMAQVAEFLEKRGDRNAADFLINVARQLAKALTLSSSTPSSSPLPNSDSQLDFLLQVLQATLDNIGNLEAVYPLLQMNLDKLDDNFAHLLHHWATANLSQVKPEEAQRIAEDIGNFSFLIQQFRLGSKDNNLEIAITGHEIAATVFIREAFPEKWAKIQNNLGEAYRNRIRGDKPQNIEKAVVVLQDALPYIPEEFPELRAAIQNNLGLAYRDQEQIEQAIAVHKEALNFYSSKGLSEQWADTQNYLGIAYSDQEQIDEAIAAYEKALTVRSRGTEKWTETQNNLAIVYRKKGQITQAIAIYQDNLKVYTREEFQETWARTQYNLGHAYTEEGWVDNASASYQLALEVFTPTAFPIECFYSGKSLGDMAFNAGRWEEAIKGYGVAIEAVELRRAWASTDTRRQEIQTEAMDAYVRIVQAYIKINQPEKAIEYVERSKARNLVDLLANRDLCPRGASESDCNQLKHLRREITAKQRQMESMQQNVAFGIGEDSPLLNRDYELQEELNQLQQQLNELLDRFKTIEPSFSLTQRVEIISFEKIQTLLPNDKTALIEWYILDETLTFLTFIITRHNPGISVWQSSPEDGQAFVEWLHEYLHYYEQSSKIHWKDNLESCLYRLAEILHLEEVLTHIPDGCDRVILIPHFLLHLLPLHALPLPNQKDKCLLDKFPQGVRYAPSCQLLQLTEKQERPDFSYLFGIQNPTQDLTYANLELQIVRRFFEPAYVLIEKNAKKDAFSTIPHTQHLRAAHCVHFSCHGKFNFKSPVKSALLLADEEPLTLGEIFGLDLSQCRLVTLSACETGINSPNGLSDQYVGLPSGFLYAGALSVVSSLWLANDFSTCFLMIKFYENLRNFPKLEAGEVAIALNQAQIWLRDLTSEEFEAVFTKYQLQIDEILAQLPKGDRFEFQDSLDQARRKIQAPDRQPKPFANPYYWAAFTATGV
- a CDS encoding PIN domain-containing protein, which translates into the protein MYLVDTNVWLEPLLQQERAEEAVQFLTQTPTENLFITDFSFNSIGILLTRRNRFNVLLDFVRDVFTDGAVGLVRLEPQDTPNLVAAINQFNLDFDDAYQYVAAQRHNLILVSFDNDFNRTPEGRRTPAEILD
- a CDS encoding hydrogenase maturation nickel metallochaperone HypA, with translation MSESFSEQDISEFGEWRQKIEVANHNNIFCHCRTCGAEWVDSSFDAVCSCGSSDVERISCWQFPDD